The DNA window TGACAAGAGATCAAATTGACCGTGACTTGTTAAGAATACAAGATCGAGTTAGCATCGTGAAACCGACTTGGTTATGGTGGTAAGAGGCGTTGCGTCGTAATGCTTTTTGAAGCTTAGATCTAAAGGTAATGTTCTCAGTGGATGGAATTGGAGGGGAAAGCTCCAGAAAAGTTTCGGAGCATGTCGACACATTCCAAAGATAATAATGGACTATTACTAGCAAAGTATGTAGACTGCAAACCTTGGATCGAGACGTGCCACACAGGAAGTGAAAGACAAGATCTATTGGATGACTGTTCCTGTCAGGGTTTCAAGGATGGCTGCAAGGCACCCGGAAACGTGCATGACAAAAAAGCCACAACCGACGACGCGCCTCTCAAAGCAGTTCAATCCAGTTCGTGCATGTCCGTACGTGGGTATGTATGATTCAATCATTGACCGGGCAGGCACTGGCGTTGATAGTATCAGCTGCAGAGGTCCGTGTTTTGGCCAAGTAAAGATGGACCTTATAGATGTCATTGGAGTCGATAAACAGCCCATTTCCTTCACGTTAGGTATGAAGCTGTTGCAGGAGTTTCATCACCTTGACAACAAAATATATGATATAGGTACCTACAGGTAGAGTGCAAtgacctaggtaggtactaaggtagtgaGTGAGTGGCTTGCTGTTTTAGATGGGCAGAGACAATTGCGAGTGGCGCATCTTCAAAGACTTTTTGAACTCGCATATTGCGTTGCAGTCGCGTCCGCCTGTGTTAGCTGAGATTAGGAAGAACGGAACTCATTCATGCTTTCCATCCACAAACATGGCGGTCACCGTCTATCACTCTTAAACCCCCCGGATCACTGTCACGTCCGGCACACAGTGAGAGGCCAATAGAGGCGCTTGGCCAACCCTGGAGCGGATCATCAAAAACAACATTGGCCAATGGGCGAAATGAAGTGGATCCAGATTTAAGCATCGTGAATGGTTGTACCCTGTATGTCAGGTCAATGCACCCGTCTTCGGTTCAGTTCATGGAGGGCACCTTGCAGCCGGCCTCTCAGAGCAGCCTGAACAAGGAGCCTACAGCAGGTACCTTACCTAAAAGACTAATGGAACCAACTAGTACTGCGCGCTGCACCTGCAAGGGTCCATATTATGGATTGGGATGGGCTACCCCTGGCTGACTTCAACTTCCTACCAGGACGGGGAGAATTGTAGGTGAAGAACAATGTCCATCCAGTTCAGATCCCAACTTGACCTTGAATTCTCCACCACCAACCTCGCTCGATTGTTGAGactctttgtcttttgttttGTCTCGTCTTGCGCATGCTTCATCCGTTAGACTACTCCATCTCATCTAAACATTTAGCTTGTTCTTAAAGTTTGACCTGGATTCCAAATCCGAAAATCAACAATCGCCCCCAGAAGCTCAGTTTCAGCCTCTGGGACCACCCCTCGATGTGCACTTGAGACGTCTTTCTCGACAGGCTGGTTCCTTCTTCGACCTCCAAACTTGTTTTTCGAACCTACTACCGTTCTGCCGTGTTTTTGATATACACAAACTCGAGCCAGCACGCGACAGGACAGGAGACCCCTCAGTCTGATCTGTCGCTGTCACAACCAATTCCTGTCAGCCCACTGGCGTTGGATTGTGTCTCTAGTTTCGGTCTCAGAGACTCACCCACAACTCCTCGCCGACTCTACGGGCCGGCATGGACGCCCGAGTTGGAGAGAGCCTCCATGAGCCTCTCCCTTTAACCGCGTCTACGGAACGAGACTCCATAGCACGAGACCCAGCTCCCGAGACCCCCAAGATGGCTCACGATTCTTTGGTAACCGTCCGTCTCTCTGAACCGGATCCCATAGTCCTCGATTCTCCCATAGCCAACTCGGTCGCCGATACAGATCAGACAACACCGACCAAAGACCCGACCGACGACCTTGTCGATATTCCTGTCTCTCCTCTATCACCTAAACATAGTCTGCTGGAGGACGATAAGAACGAGAGCCTGGACGACGAGTCAAAAACTCTGATTAAGGAAGAGGCCGTCGACACGGGAGCCCTTCGCATATCAATAGCAAACATGCCACCGCCGATTCTCACAACACGGACGTTGCAAGACGAACtagctgatgatgataactCATCAGACGACCAAGATGAGGTGAATTGGGAGAAGCTCGAGCGAAAGGAAGATGAACAAACCAAGGACGAAGAAACCGACAACGTGAGTTTAGACACGCACATTTCCTGTCaatcaagaaaaagaaaaagctaacATGCGTAGTCCACGGCGCTGTTATTGGCCCGACTTGAACAGGAGAACGCAAAACTGGCTACGAACCCGAAAAGCGTCAAAGTCCAAGGCGTTGACCGCGCCACTGCTGAACGTAGCGCAGTTAGCAGGCCTCGTCCACCCTCGATGGCACAGCTTCGTCAAATGGTTCAAGGACCAACGCCCCCTGCTCTACGATACTCAATGTTACCTCCACCTCCCATGACGGACCTTGAGTTCTACGCTGCCCTCGTCAAAGATTACCAACAGACCGCTGCACGGCTCCCAACTCTACTCTCAAATAAGATTCGCAAAGGTATCCCGCCGCCGCTGCGTGGCGTGGTCTGGCAAAGTATGTCTGGGGCTCGGGATGCCATGTTGGAAGACCAGTTTGATCGTTTCCTCGGCGAGACCAGTCCCTACGAAGTTATAATTGGCAAAGACTTGGGCAGAAGTTTCCCAGGGGTGGACATGTTCCGCGATCCAGATGGTGACGGACAACGTATGCTTGGTCGCGTTCTCAAGTGCTTCAGTCTCTACGACACCAAGATTGGCTATTGTCAGGGGCTGGCCTTTCTGGTCGGCCCATTGCTGATGCATATGCCCGACAAACAGGCATTCTGTGTTTTGGTTCGGTAAGCCTCTCTCAATTTCCCTCCCTAATCTTGGTAGCAATGGTAACAGCTAACAAACAATCTCAGCCTCATGGAGCAGTACGACCTAAGGGCATGCTTCCTCCCTGATCTCTCGGGTCTCCACGTACGCATTTTCCAATTTAAGGAGTTGCTACGCCAAAGCCTCCCAGTTTTATCGAATCATCTTGATGAGCTCCAAGTCGACCCTGCCTATGTCTCTCAATGGTTTCTCAGTTTTTTCGCGGTAACTTGTCCCTTGCCGATGTTGTTTCGCATATACGATGTGATATTCGCCGAGGGCGCTTCAGAGACATTGATGAGAGTCGCGCTATCCCTAATGAGGAAGAATGAGGCACGCCTATTGGCTTGCACCGAGATGGAAGATGTGATGCAGCTTCTTTTATCTCGTGGCCTTTGGGACTGCTACCATTACAACGCAGATGAATTCGTACAAGACTTTGTCGGGCTGTCAGGTGCTGTCACCGCCGAAAACATGCAGCAGCTTGAGCAAAGCTATCGCGACTCCAAAGCAGCTGCCACCAACCCTGTAAGAGGGTCCGAGATCACTACTGCAGCTAGTCGTTTCCTCGGTCGCATATGGGCTTCATCAAACAACAATAAGTCCTCAAACCTTAGCCCTGGTACTAGCGCACCCGCACGACCCTCAAGTATACTGCGACGCACTGCATCAAAGCAGAGCCTCGCATCAACATTAAATTCAATGGAAGCCAGCTCAGCAAGCGTCACAAGTTCGACTTCGACAGATGCTACCACAATGTCTAGAGATTCCTCCAATACCGAAGACAGACGCGACTCCACGCCAGTCGGTAACAAGACAATAGCTACTCACAAGAACACGGACGAAAGAAACCTACACAATCAGATTGAAGACCTTTTGACCGCCCTGAGCGAGCTACAGCGTAACCACTCATTATTGTCGAACCAATTGCAGCGCGAACGTGAAGACAGGCAGGAGGATCAGAAAGCGGTCCAGTCCCTCCTGAACGGATTAAGACAAAAGGCAGACTTGACGTTGTCTCGATCGAATAGCCCGCAGGTCACTGAATCGTCTGACAAGGAGGATGGCCCAGGTAACGAGGAAGACGAATCCACAAAACCGAGCCACAAGGCAACCGTTGACTCCAGCGAGGACGAATCTCCAAAAGAAGAACCCAAACCCGTCGAAGATCTGGAGAGCTTACTCAAAATTGTTGAGGAGCGGTTCCAGGTCGATGAAGCAAAACGTCAATCCTCGATGCTTGTTTCAAAATCACAACTGCAGGACGAGTTAAATTACGCCAAGAACCAGCTCGCTGCTGCCCTTTCGCAATCACAAGAGTACAAACGCCAGATCTTGGATCTCAACCACGAGATGTCGGGCGTGAAGGAGCAATTACGGGAGAGTCACACACATGTTAGATCGCTTCATCAGGACAAGCAAAGACTCGAAAAGCAGATACACGGTTTGAAGTCTAGAGTATCATCAGCCAGCTCAGCGCACGAGACAACTAAGGAAGTCGAAGTGGACAGAAGCAGCAAGACTGGAGGCGGCCTTCGAGAGTTTAAGCTCAATCGCAGCAAGACGACACCCCCACAACCTCATCCCTTTCGacatcagcatcagcatcaacatcaacatgagCAGGAAACAGAAGCTACAAGCAAGTTCAACAAGCGACTGTCGTCTTTGCCTCGAGGTCACGAAACAAGCGTCCCAACGGTGACCACAACAGGACCCGCACCGTCTCAGAGTGAGCATGAAGCATTGCTTGCTGAGTTAGTGCAGGCCAAAACAGCAGAGGCGGTCGCCAAGCAAGAAGCTGAGGAAGCTCGGCAGAAGCTGGAGTCGATACGGAAATCACATGGTTTGAGTCGATCTGTATCAGGCCATAGTTCGTCGGCGTCGCAATCCGGTCCTGGGGGAGTCTTTGGATTGCTCACTGGTCACGGGTCGCCCGCTGCGAACGATGTTGCAATGAAGCCTACATCAGGAAATGCTGGGTCCCCGGGATCAGGAGGAAGTTTCTGGGGCTGGCGAAGGTAAAAGGCGTTTAATATTGGGTTGTTTTTGAACGGCTATTGGGCCATATCCGTGAAAAGGTTACACAAAACGACTTGACGTGGAAGTCGTCGATTCTTTGTACATATTTGGGGAGCATGCCTCCTTGCAACTACGGAGCGTATTTGTTGGGCGCCACGGCGAGAAGCTGAGACTTTACTGTTTTGTGCCGGGCTAGATGTGCCCCTCATGGTTGTTTATTCCTTGTTTTCACACATGCCACCAAGAGCATTATCATTGTCGTCATATGTTAAGGGCGTTTGTCTATTTAGCAGGGGAGGGAGTTGGTGTCAAAAGGTGGTGCTGTTCATTTGGCAGCTTCTGTGGAGATTTTTGAGAATGCCGCACAATCGCGGGTTGATAGATATCTAAGTCTATGTAATGAAAAAAATACATTTTGCATTCTTAGTTCTTCCTTCATTTCATTTTCAAAGCTTGGCTGCTGGTGGTATTTGACGTTAGCTGAGATGAAATTGGGAACCAGGCCGGTACGTACAGATGACGATGCAGATCAGCTGTGCTTACCCGGTTTGGGACCTTGATAGGCTGTTGAGGTAGTGAGTTAGACTCTGAGTGGGCGAATTCGAAGCCATACCCATACTAGAAAATCATCGATGCTGCAAGACGCTGTCTTGGTAAAAAAGTGCAGTGCATGGGCATATGCATTGTTTGTCCCTCCCTACTAAGCTATTGTGGACATATTGTTGCTAGGTACGTAGGCAcaaaggtacctacctaggtaggtaggcattCTTGATCATTGATGCGATGGGCTACGATAAGAAGATAAGGCCTATGCTCTTTAGGTTAGAACGTTAAAAGACCATCCATGCAATGGATGTCAGGTCGTTTTTTCTGGTCTAGATAAAGAACCCCCCTTTTTAGTGCGACTTTCACATGCATTGGAAGTGACCAGATCATCACGTCAAAGCAAGCATCATTTATTAGTTACAGTACCCATTGGGCTTCATGCAGCTTTGCGGACCATGCCATCAACGGGGTAAGAATAGGCTGTGCTTGAAACAGTAAACTGTCGTCTGCCACAATCTTGGTTCTCAGCTAGAGTTTCCAATGCTGCACATATGGAATGCGTCTTTGTCGTGCCCTGATGACGGGATCGACCCTTTCTTGTTGAAGGGGGCTCTCAGGCTTTTAGGTACTAGTTACCTATCTACTAGTAGTATTTGGACTGGGATGGACGTCTTTTTTCCAGAGATGCTTTATTAGGTGACCTTGGCGGTACCTGCAGCTACCACCATGTGGAGAGCGTAGCTGAGGTATTTCATAGGTCTAGATGTTGCGTAGCACTGCGTCATCCTGACCTAGAGCTAGAGAGCTCCACTGGTGGGCATCATGGATGAGTTGAATCCAAGCTCCGTTGTCCAGCTTTTGCTTCGGCTGCTCTCAGAAAACAAAGAGCCTAAGCATACATGcacaactacctacctagttaaTGAGTGTCGTTAGGTACTACGTAGGCAGTGGTCCACacaaaataaaaaggaattaCTTAACTAGATAGCAAGCCAGATCAAATCAAATATTGGTATCTACTAAGGTCAGTAGCTCAGAATACAGTGCACGAATAGTTGATACGTGGGGTGCACCAATTTAGGTGCTGGAGAAGTCAGGATTGTAACTGTAAGTCAGTCTAGATTTCCTGATTTTTGTGGCAGGCGTCACTGTCGTCACTGTGTCCCGTCCAGTTGTTTGGCCCCTCCAAAAAGAGAAGCCTCCTTCTTTGTACAAACGTCATTTCCCTTTCCCTCCCTCTGTTTCGAACTTAATTCACTGCTCCCCCTCTCTCCTCATCACCTTCACCTTCAAACAAAAACCCTCTTCAGCCCTTTTATCTTCTCATTTCCGACGAGATACCGCCCTCATCTACTAATCttatatcacctcgcccacaaGGTAGCATAGCACTCTTCAGGTACGTTTCACATGCTATCCGTGCCTATCCTGGACCTCGTCCCTCTCTGCCTGCGACGGGGCTACTCGTTTCGCTTGACATGCCCATTTCTCTCACACGACCACTCACCTCGCTCCCCCGACTGGACCGCCCCTTAGGCCTACCTTAGTTCTTCGGCTGGCCCAGACAGTGACGGGCAAGGAGGACGGTGCAGCTACTTGAGCTGTATCTATAGGCCCAGAGACAGGGACTGGAGTGAGGTAGAGAGAGATAGCTGTTCCCTTGTCGCCTTTTCTTGCCTGCCATCAAACAACGTTCCAAAAAATTATCTGGCCACCTTTACTCACGCCGCTTTTCGCTTCCTTACAGAACATTTTCTCCCGAGTCACATCCGTTCTTCAACTTTGCAACTCATCGACGGTACTTTCGCAAGCGCACCACTTCTTTACGTACGAAATCTTTACGCCAGATTTTCGAAATGGCCGATTCTTCTCCTGCCGCTAACGGCAACTCTCTTCTTGAGACCACCAAGACTAGTGAGGTGAGTTTTGGCCTTCCGAAATCGCTGGCTCTGGCCGGACAATCCGGACAGATATGCTAACCACACCATGCAGTGCCATCTTGCGCTTTTGGCTCATCGCTACGCCGCTCGCGGTGATTTTGGCTAGAATTATATAACTGACTCAGATTCcagatgctgctgctgcgtACCAATCGGTTGCCAACGGTATGGAAAACTAACAGACTCTTCCCGTTATTTCGTCTGTTACTGACATTGGATTTCTCTTTTCTAGGCCCCGTTGCTCAAAATGTCTATGGTCACACTCAGAAAGCTTCCACCGAGCTCTCTAACCTTGCTGCCTCTCGACGCACTCCTGCGACTCCGGCTGCCACTGGCCAACCTCTTACTCACTACCACTCCTTCTTTTCCGAGCTTCTGTCATGGAACAACCCTCGTAAGTTGATTTTTTCTTCTATGCGCAATTGGCTTTTGCTAACGTCAATGACGCAATAGGCGCATCTGCTATCGCTTATGCCACTATCGTCTCTGCCATCTTCGCTGCACGATACCTAGATGTTCTCCGATGGAGTCTCAAGACATCCTGGATGGTCCTTGGCGTGACCATTCTCGCTGAGGTTCTTGGCAAGGTTGTCCTTAACAATGGTCTGGCTACTCAGGTTCGCCCTCGACGATACTACACAGTTCCTCGTGAGACCTTGGACGCCGTTATTGGCGACGTCCATGAGCTCATCAACTTTTTCGTCATTGAGGCTCAGCGAATCATCTTTGCTGAAAATGTTGCTGCCTCCGCTGCTGTAAGTTCCAAATGCAATAAAACCACTACATAGCACTAACAATTAGTAGGCTTTCGTCGCCGCTTTTATCTCCTACTATCTCGTCAAGCTCGTTCCCGTCTGGGGTCTTTCCCTAATTGGCACTACCGTTGCTTTTGTTGTGCCTTTGATCTACACCTCTAACCAGGAGCTCATCGACGAGCAACTTCACCACGCCTCCGAGCTCATCAACAGCCAGACTGCCCAGATCCAGAGCGTTGCTTCTAAACAGATGGAGCAGGTTTCCAACATCAGCAAGCAATACGTCGGCGACTACAGCGACAAGGTCCAGGGTCTCCTCCAAGGCAAGACCCCTTCTCGCCAGAAGATCGACATGCCTCAGAACTCCAACTCTGCTCTCTCTGCCAAGCAGCCTCAGTTCCCCTCTCCTCCCACTGATGAGCCCATTGCGTCTACCAACCCTCCTCAAATTCCCACTCCCGCGGCTTTGAGAGAGGAGATCAACGAGCCCACCGCTATTGACACTGCGGCTCCTGAGCTTCCCCACGAAGATGTTGTTCCCGCCAAGGAGCCCATGCTTGCTTCTTAAGCGATGGAAGCAGTGCAGTTGCCACATGTACTTGAGCTGAGAAAGGGCATAGATTGCCTGAACAATAAATCTGTTTTACGGCATTTTGGGGCGCACGTCTTTCCTTAAATTGGGAGCAAAGGATTTTCAGATTGGACCAGGGCATGAATCGGGTTTGGCGGTCAGCACGCAATACAAACGACTCTAGTTGACGTTGATGAATGGCGGTTAAAATATGGATGGACCGGACGGATGCTCGTCTCTTGAAGAGGGTCTAAAAGTAGACCCTTGATTAATGCGTCGGTGGAAGGGTTCTAGCATCTGGGCTTGTTTTGTACGCTTGTGTCTCGAGGATAGGTGTTTAGGATCGTTAATGTGCAGCTTGCTGAAAGGAGGTGCCACTGGTATTCTACCTTGAAGCCAACGCACTATTTCAACTTGACTTTATCGTTATGATTCGATTCGTGAGAAACGTGAAGTCACTAGCCACCTAGGGAAGGGGTCTGGAGCAGAGCTGATTTTTGACAGAATCAATACACTCTTAGGAAGGATTGATCTTCAGGGCGGACAGCAGACTTCGCAAggaataattaattaacagCTAATATTGAGATAACGGACTAAAGACCTATCAATCTGTTCCTTCTTAAAAGCTTGTATAACAAATAAAGTGGTCAAAGGTGTACCTAAAAAATTAACAAGGAGCAAAAATATACTGTCTGTATTCTGTAGCCATCCTGACCTAGACCCCTCTTCCTCCACCTAGGTATCAAGATAAATTGAAGTTCAAGATTCCCAAGTAGTAAGTATTGTGCTGTCAAcaattatttatactttattgtAGTATGATTGAATTTTTAATTCTCGAAACGCCAACCCAACAAGGTATACATCTATCCCTTTTCTAAACATCCTCTCTACATGTGCATACAGGTAAGGTAACCAAGATGAATAGggtttccttttctttatttcctGCGCTTGCCACCACCTCCGTCCTCGGCAGCAGCACGCTTGCGACCATTCTTGCGCCAAAAATCCTTGGACTCACGCTTTTCGCgagcttccttcttctcctcgttcTCGGCCAGCTTCTTCTGGAAGGCAGCACGGTTCTTGTCCTTTGCAGCGCGACGCTTAGCAGCAGCATCATTGCGAATAGTGAGTAGCTGCTGCATAAGAGCACgtgccttcttc is part of the Fusarium poae strain DAOMC 252244 chromosome 4, whole genome shotgun sequence genome and encodes:
- a CDS encoding hypothetical protein (TransMembrane:4 (i101-119o131-151i189-211o217-235i)~BUSCO:44989at5125); the encoded protein is MADSSPAANGNSLLETTKTSECHLALLAHRYAARDAAAAYQSVANGPVAQNVYGHTQKASTELSNLAASRRTPATPAATGQPLTHYHSFFSELLSWNNPRASAIAYATIVSAIFAARYLDVLRWSLKTSWMVLGVTILAEVLGKVVLNNGLATQVRPRRYYTVPRETLDAVIGDVHELINFFVIEAQRIIFAENVAASAAAFVAAFISYYLVKLVPVWGLSLIGTTVAFVVPLIYTSNQELIDEQLHHASELINSQTAQIQSVASKQMEQVSNISKQYVGDYSDKVQGLLQGKTPSRQKIDMPQNSNSALSAKQPQFPSPPTDEPIASTNPPQIPTPAALREEINEPTAIDTAAPELPHEDVVPAKEPMLAS
- a CDS encoding hypothetical protein (BUSCO:9167at5125), which produces MDARVGESLHEPLPLTASTERDSIARDPAPETPKMAHDSLVTVRLSEPDPIVLDSPIANSVADTDQTTPTKDPTDDLVDIPVSPLSPKHSLLEDDKNESLDDESKTLIKEEAVDTGALRISIANMPPPILTTRTLQDELADDDNSSDDQDEVNWEKLERKEDEQTKDEETDNSTALLLARLEQENAKLATNPKSVKVQGVDRATAERSAVSRPRPPSMAQLRQMVQGPTPPALRYSMLPPPPMTDLEFYAALVKDYQQTAARLPTLLSNKIRKGIPPPLRGVVWQSMSGARDAMLEDQFDRFLGETSPYEVIIGKDLGRSFPGVDMFRDPDGDGQRMLGRVLKCFSLYDTKIGYCQGLAFLVGPLLMHMPDKQAFCVLVRLMEQYDLRACFLPDLSGLHVRIFQFKELLRQSLPVLSNHLDELQVDPAYVSQWFLSFFAVTCPLPMLFRIYDVIFAEGASETLMRVALSLMRKNEARLLACTEMEDVMQLLLSRGLWDCYHYNADEFVQDFVGLSGAVTAENMQQLEQSYRDSKAAATNPVRGSEITTAASRFLGRIWASSNNNKSSNLSPGTSAPARPSSILRRTASKQSLASTLNSMEASSASVTSSTSTDATTMSRDSSNTEDRRDSTPVGNKTIATHKNTDERNLHNQIEDLLTALSELQRNHSLLSNQLQREREDRQEDQKAVQSLLNGLRQKADLTLSRSNSPQVTESSDKEDGPGNEEDESTKPSHKATVDSSEDESPKEEPKPVEDLESLLKIVEERFQVDEAKRQSSMLVSKSQLQDELNYAKNQLAAALSQSQEYKRQILDLNHEMSGVKEQLRESHTHVRSLHQDKQRLEKQIHGLKSRVSSASSAHETTKEVEVDRSSKTGGGLREFKLNRSKTTPPQPHPFRHQHQHQHQHEQETEATSKFNKRLSSLPRGHETSVPTVTTTGPAPSQSEHEALLAELVQAKTAEAVAKQEAEEARQKLESIRKSHGLSRSVSGHSSSASQSGPGGVFGLLTGHGSPAANDVAMKPTSGNAGSPGSGGSFWGWRR